A part of Synechococcus sp. KORDI-49 genomic DNA contains:
- the glmM gene encoding phosphoglucosamine mutase codes for MAQAAVPPIGPSLGSSVPGFGTDGIRGRAGSVLTPALCLQVGYWFGRALSQPGPVLIGMDSRSSGSMVASALTAGLTAAGREVWSLGLCATPAVPLLIGQVGAAGGLMVSASHNPPEDNGIKAFGADGAKLGSDLQARIEAGLRGEAEVGDSDGSRCGAAHQRSDLLSSYSEALLASVGPKRLDGVPIVLDLCWGSATACGADVFEALGADLTVLHGKPDGARINVACGSTQLDPLRQAVVERGAAMGFAFDGDADRMLAVDGRGRVVDGDHVLFLWGSVLQQQQTLPDQRLVATVMSNLGFERAWQQRGGLLDRTPVGDQHVHAAMVASGAALGGEQSGHILSASHGLCGDGVLTALQLATLCHAQGISLCDWLDRSFQAFPQKLVNVRVPDRSRRKGWASCPPLSDAVRSAEEAMGDEGRVLVRASGTEPVLRVMVEAADQRMVESWTTHLAAVADRHLNAA; via the coding sequence ATGGCTCAAGCCGCTGTCCCGCCCATTGGACCCTCACTGGGTTCTTCGGTTCCCGGGTTCGGGACGGATGGGATTCGAGGCCGGGCTGGCTCGGTGCTCACCCCGGCGTTGTGCCTGCAGGTGGGCTACTGGTTCGGGCGAGCACTGTCCCAGCCAGGGCCTGTGCTGATCGGGATGGACTCGCGCAGCAGTGGCTCGATGGTGGCTTCGGCTCTGACGGCCGGTCTCACAGCGGCTGGTCGGGAGGTGTGGAGCCTGGGCCTCTGTGCCACGCCGGCCGTGCCATTGCTGATCGGTCAGGTCGGCGCTGCCGGCGGTCTGATGGTTTCTGCCAGTCACAATCCCCCGGAGGACAACGGCATCAAGGCCTTCGGTGCGGATGGCGCCAAGCTGGGGAGTGATCTTCAGGCCCGCATCGAAGCCGGTCTCCGCGGTGAAGCAGAGGTGGGTGACTCCGATGGGTCCCGCTGCGGTGCGGCGCATCAGCGTTCCGATCTGCTCAGCTCCTACAGCGAAGCTCTGCTGGCCTCGGTGGGTCCAAAACGGCTCGATGGTGTGCCGATCGTTCTTGATCTCTGCTGGGGTTCTGCGACGGCCTGTGGGGCCGACGTGTTCGAGGCCCTCGGAGCTGATCTGACGGTTCTGCACGGCAAGCCCGACGGAGCTCGCATCAACGTCGCCTGCGGATCAACCCAACTCGATCCTCTGCGGCAGGCAGTGGTCGAACGGGGTGCTGCGATGGGCTTTGCGTTCGATGGAGATGCCGATCGGATGCTGGCGGTGGACGGCCGCGGCCGCGTCGTGGACGGTGATCACGTGTTGTTTCTCTGGGGCTCAGTGCTTCAGCAGCAGCAGACGCTCCCTGATCAGCGTCTCGTGGCGACGGTGATGTCCAACCTCGGTTTCGAGCGGGCGTGGCAGCAACGCGGAGGTCTGCTGGATCGCACTCCCGTGGGTGATCAGCACGTGCACGCTGCGATGGTCGCCAGTGGTGCAGCCCTTGGCGGAGAGCAATCCGGCCATATCCTCTCGGCATCCCATGGGCTCTGCGGGGATGGTGTGCTGACGGCCCTGCAGTTGGCCACGCTCTGTCACGCCCAGGGGATCAGTCTTTGCGACTGGCTGGATCGGAGCTTCCAGGCCTTCCCGCAGAAATTGGTGAATGTGCGGGTTCCGGATCGCAGCCGTCGCAAGGGCTGGGCCAGTTGCCCTCCCTTGAGTGATGCGGTCCGCTCTGCGGAGGAGGCCATGGGAGACGAGGGGCGAGTGCTGGTGCGTGCCAGTGGAACGGAACCGGTGCTGAGGGTGATGGTGGAGGCTGCCGATCAGCGGATGGTCGAATCCTGGACGACCCATCTGGCTGCCGTCGCGGATCGGCATCTCAACGCTGCCTGA
- a CDS encoding DUF3177 family protein: protein MNELSYRTLVWLTYRLAATFALGLPLVLLVWSALRREASLVRLLTLYWKVASLMGISMLLLTDQRPLGYLTAVIAPLLMAVSVWFWVDLNEELEDLPLWRPLPLTVRLWRWALSGFAIVSVAMTTTALGCMQQGGSADCLAWQEAPKGVHSVVETVFDFVFGGQWTEAVAAFIGYVALVAYLAGLLQWLLVRLPRQGRVAGGF from the coding sequence GTGAACGAGCTGTCCTATCGAACGCTGGTGTGGCTCACCTACCGCCTTGCGGCCACGTTCGCGCTCGGGTTGCCTCTGGTGCTGCTGGTCTGGTCCGCTCTGCGGCGCGAAGCATCCCTTGTGCGGTTGCTGACTCTGTACTGGAAAGTGGCCAGCCTGATGGGGATCAGCATGCTGCTGCTGACGGATCAGCGGCCCCTGGGATACCTCACGGCTGTGATCGCTCCCCTGCTGATGGCCGTCTCCGTCTGGTTCTGGGTGGATCTCAACGAAGAACTGGAGGATCTTCCCCTCTGGCGTCCTCTGCCTCTGACGGTGCGACTCTGGCGCTGGGCCCTGAGTGGATTTGCCATCGTGAGTGTCGCGATGACCACGACCGCACTGGGGTGCATGCAGCAGGGCGGAAGCGCTGATTGTCTGGCCTGGCAAGAGGCTCCAAAGGGGGTTCACAGCGTGGTGGAGACCGTGTTCGACTTCGTGTTCGGGGGGCAGTGGACCGAGGCGGTGGCTGCCTTCATCGGGTACGTGGCGCTGGTGGCGTACCTGGCCGGTCTGCTGCAGTGGCTGCTGGTCCGTCTGCCCCGCCAGGGGCGGGTGGCGGGGGGCTTCTGA
- a CDS encoding IctB family putative bicarbonate transporter: MAEPLLLRWQGLLRPADLVLLRLEWLSGGVLVLLLTGLPLFTRGGLSMVIAAVALLWLLWSLCSPPEEIGAISGWLLLILGIAVLTTGFSPVPMAAAKGLLKLLSYLSVYALIRKLLACNPSWWDRLLAGLLSGGLLSSVLALRQLYASTEELARWADPNSISTGTIRIYGPLGNPNLLAGYLLPLLPLAAVALLRWKGIGSRLFAGTTLILGVAATVWTYSRGGWIGMLAGLATLMLLLILRTTRHWPPIWRRLLPLAVLLLAAALLTVAATKLEPIRTRVASLLAGRGDSSNNFRINVWLAAIDMIQDRPWLGIGPGNAAFNSVYPLYQQPKFNALSAYSVPLELLVEMGLPGLIAGLGLLWSALQRGLRGLTLPQPAAGAALASLAAITGLLTQGITDTIFFRPEVQLIGWFCLATLAAQPSEA; encoded by the coding sequence ATGGCTGAACCGCTGTTGCTGCGCTGGCAGGGTCTGCTCCGTCCGGCAGACCTCGTTCTGCTGCGGCTGGAATGGCTGAGCGGCGGTGTGCTGGTGCTGCTGCTCACGGGCCTGCCCCTGTTCACGCGAGGGGGCCTGTCCATGGTGATCGCTGCCGTGGCGCTGCTCTGGCTGTTGTGGTCTCTCTGCAGCCCGCCGGAGGAGATCGGAGCCATCAGTGGCTGGCTGCTGCTGATTCTCGGGATCGCCGTTCTGACCACGGGGTTCTCACCCGTCCCCATGGCCGCGGCGAAGGGATTGCTGAAACTGCTCAGCTACCTGAGCGTCTATGCCCTGATCCGCAAACTGCTTGCATGCAATCCCTCCTGGTGGGATCGCCTGCTGGCGGGACTGCTCAGTGGTGGATTGCTGAGCAGTGTCTTGGCCTTGAGGCAGCTGTATGCCTCCACCGAGGAACTGGCCCGCTGGGCGGATCCGAACTCGATCAGCACTGGAACCATCCGGATCTACGGCCCACTCGGCAATCCGAACCTGCTGGCGGGGTATCTGCTGCCCCTGCTGCCCCTGGCAGCTGTCGCCCTGTTGCGCTGGAAGGGAATCGGCAGCCGACTGTTCGCCGGCACAACGCTGATTCTCGGGGTGGCCGCGACCGTCTGGACCTACAGCCGGGGCGGTTGGATCGGCATGCTCGCCGGGCTGGCGACGTTGATGCTTCTGCTGATCCTTCGCACCACACGCCACTGGCCACCCATCTGGCGCCGCCTCCTCCCCCTCGCCGTGCTGTTGCTGGCTGCAGCCCTGCTGACCGTGGCCGCCACCAAGCTCGAGCCGATCCGAACCAGGGTCGCCAGCCTTCTGGCCGGTCGCGGAGACAGCTCCAACAACTTCCGGATCAACGTCTGGCTGGCGGCGATCGACATGATCCAGGATCGACCCTGGCTGGGAATCGGTCCGGGGAATGCAGCCTTCAACAGCGTCTACCCGCTGTATCAGCAGCCGAAATTCAACGCCCTGAGCGCCTATTCGGTGCCGCTTGAGCTGCTGGTGGAGATGGGCCTGCCGGGATTGATCGCCGGACTCGGACTGCTCTGGAGCGCACTGCAACGCGGGCTCCGAGGTCTGACCCTGCCGCAACCGGCTGCCGGTGCCGCTCTGGCCAGCCTGGCCGCCATCACCGGACTGCTCACCCAGGGAATCACCGACACGATCTTCTTCCGTCCTGAGGTGCAGCTGATCGGATGGTTCTGCCTGGCCACCCTGGCCGCCCAACCGAGCGAAGCATGA
- a CDS encoding BadF/BadG/BcrA/BcrD ATPase family protein codes for MLFAGFDAGQTRTRCRISRWTADGWMTVCEGQGSGVCHLDAPDGAARFRAAVGSSLKAALGQRDALELDAAVIGASGIEQGTELQHRAGDLVAQELLMPPDHVLATGDERTALHGAFPDSPGIVLISGTGMICIGRNARGEEARSGGWGWLLDGAGAAFDLGHQGLQLSLRMADGRLPDHPLRQRLWKAMHCHSSAQVKAMVVNPDFGAAGFAALAPLVVTAAEEGLVEASHILRRSAHALTECVITVGGRLELAAPQLAARGGAIEHLQGYRRMIEEVLSHQLPQARWSAASGDACDGALTLARDLRQR; via the coding sequence ATGCTGTTTGCAGGATTCGACGCCGGACAGACCCGAACCCGCTGCCGGATCAGCCGCTGGACAGCTGACGGCTGGATGACCGTTTGCGAAGGCCAGGGTTCCGGCGTGTGTCACCTTGACGCCCCCGACGGTGCCGCCCGTTTCCGGGCGGCCGTGGGCAGCAGTCTCAAGGCCGCGCTTGGCCAGAGGGATGCGCTGGAGCTCGATGCCGCCGTGATCGGTGCCAGTGGGATCGAGCAGGGAACGGAGCTTCAGCACCGGGCCGGCGACCTAGTCGCACAGGAGCTGTTGATGCCACCAGACCATGTGCTGGCGACAGGTGATGAGCGCACGGCGTTGCACGGGGCCTTCCCGGACAGTCCGGGAATCGTGCTGATCAGTGGCACCGGCATGATCTGCATCGGACGCAATGCCAGGGGAGAGGAAGCTCGCAGCGGTGGCTGGGGTTGGCTGCTGGATGGTGCCGGGGCCGCCTTTGATCTCGGCCATCAGGGTCTGCAGCTCAGCCTTCGCATGGCGGACGGCCGTCTGCCGGACCACCCCTTGCGGCAGCGGCTCTGGAAAGCCATGCACTGCCACAGCAGTGCCCAGGTCAAAGCCATGGTGGTGAATCCGGATTTCGGGGCTGCCGGCTTTGCCGCTCTGGCTCCTCTGGTGGTGACAGCAGCCGAGGAAGGACTCGTGGAGGCATCCCACATCCTGCGACGCTCGGCTCATGCCCTCACCGAGTGCGTCATCACGGTTGGAGGCCGACTCGAGCTTGCCGCTCCCCAGCTCGCCGCCCGTGGGGGTGCAATCGAGCATCTGCAGGGCTATCGCCGGATGATCGAGGAAGTCCTGAGCCATCAACTTCCTCAGGCTCGATGGAGTGCTGCCTCCGGAGACGCCTGCGATGGAGCCCTGACCCTGGCCCGCGACCTCAGGCAGCGTTGA
- the trmB gene encoding tRNA (guanosine(46)-N7)-methyltransferase TrmB: protein MRQHVNPLSRFFQLPLQLPPPQELFRNPDLPIHLDIGCARGRCLLGLAELKPDWNHLGVEIRRPLVVSADRDAMASEHGNVRVLFCNANISLEAWMAALPDDRLQRVSIQFPDPWFKRRHRKRRVLQPALLLAMAAALQPGRELFLQSDVLAVIEPMVALTELCGCFERPEQDQRPWRKDNPLPVPTERERYVLAQAMPVYRVLYRRNKDPLPDRDVLESRWQEIDNPAEDAGMAP from the coding sequence TTGCGCCAGCACGTCAATCCCCTCAGCCGCTTTTTCCAGCTGCCGCTGCAGCTGCCTCCGCCGCAGGAGCTGTTCCGCAATCCGGACCTGCCGATCCATCTCGACATCGGCTGCGCGCGGGGTCGCTGCCTGCTGGGGTTAGCGGAGCTGAAGCCCGACTGGAATCATCTGGGTGTGGAGATCCGCCGCCCCCTTGTGGTCTCTGCCGATCGCGACGCGATGGCCAGCGAGCACGGCAACGTGCGCGTGCTGTTCTGCAATGCCAACATCAGCCTCGAGGCGTGGATGGCGGCGCTGCCGGACGATCGCCTCCAACGGGTATCCATCCAGTTTCCCGATCCCTGGTTCAAGCGACGCCACCGCAAGCGTCGTGTCCTGCAGCCCGCCTTGCTGCTCGCCATGGCGGCAGCCCTGCAACCCGGCCGAGAGCTGTTCCTGCAGAGCGACGTGCTGGCCGTGATCGAACCGATGGTGGCCCTGACAGAACTCTGCGGCTGTTTTGAGCGTCCGGAGCAGGACCAGCGCCCCTGGCGAAAGGACAACCCATTGCCGGTGCCTACGGAACGGGAGCGCTACGTGCTCGCGCAGGCGATGCCGGTGTATCGGGTGCTGTACCGACGCAACAAAGACCCCTTACCCGATCGCGATGTGCTGGAAAGCCGCTGGCAGGAGATTGATAATCCCGCGGAAGACGCCGGCATGGCCCCCTGA
- a CDS encoding FIST N-terminal domain-containing protein: MATFSPLDWFRAASAKPTCRTALSNRASLDEAVQDVTDQLGRRGDADLALVFASVGYASDLPRLLPMLRSRLKARLWIGCAGGGVIGTTAGGTASELEQTAALSVTLLGLPGVELQASALTTDNLPDLDGSAQSWQEWTGIEPTRCRSQIVLIDPTSTNINDLISGLDYAYPAAGKIGGIACPHNAPHGSLFLNDQVLTGAVVCSIGGDWMLDTVVAQGCRPIGPVFAIEQVQRNVLLELSHGERRGSPVACLQEVLADLTDQERDLVRHSLFLGIERRDLQLMADGTRRDGGAFLVRNLIGVDPSNGAVAVADKVRPGQNVQFQLREAEASRQDALMLLREAAGQDREGTQAHFGLLMACLGRGKGLFGEADGDVSLARTVMPGLPVAGAFCNGEIGPVAGATHLHGYTACWGLLRQIPSPTDD; the protein is encoded by the coding sequence ATGGCGACGTTCTCACCCCTCGACTGGTTCCGGGCTGCCTCCGCCAAGCCCACCTGCCGAACAGCTCTGTCCAACAGAGCTTCGCTCGATGAGGCCGTTCAGGACGTCACTGACCAGCTCGGCCGTCGGGGTGATGCGGATCTGGCACTTGTCTTCGCGTCGGTCGGCTACGCCAGCGACCTGCCGCGACTTCTCCCGATGCTGCGCAGCCGTCTGAAGGCGCGTCTCTGGATTGGATGCGCCGGTGGGGGTGTGATCGGAACGACCGCGGGCGGAACCGCGTCGGAACTGGAACAGACCGCCGCTCTGAGCGTGACGCTGCTCGGCCTGCCAGGAGTCGAGCTGCAGGCCTCTGCACTGACGACCGACAATCTCCCTGATCTGGATGGTTCCGCCCAGTCGTGGCAGGAATGGACCGGAATCGAGCCAACGCGCTGCCGCAGCCAGATCGTGCTGATCGATCCCACCAGCACAAACATCAACGACCTGATCAGCGGACTGGATTACGCCTACCCCGCCGCCGGCAAGATCGGCGGCATCGCCTGCCCCCACAACGCTCCTCACGGATCACTGTTTCTCAACGATCAGGTGTTGACGGGAGCTGTGGTCTGTTCGATCGGTGGCGACTGGATGCTGGACACCGTGGTGGCCCAGGGATGCCGACCGATCGGGCCCGTGTTCGCGATCGAACAGGTTCAGCGCAACGTGCTGCTTGAACTCAGTCACGGTGAGCGGCGGGGAAGTCCGGTGGCCTGTCTTCAGGAGGTTCTGGCGGATCTCACCGATCAGGAGCGCGATCTCGTCCGTCACTCGCTGTTTCTGGGTATCGAGAGGCGTGATCTGCAGCTGATGGCCGATGGCACGCGCCGGGACGGAGGTGCCTTCCTGGTGCGCAACCTGATCGGTGTCGATCCCAGCAACGGAGCCGTGGCTGTGGCCGACAAGGTGAGACCGGGGCAAAACGTGCAGTTTCAGCTGCGGGAAGCGGAGGCCTCGAGACAGGATGCGCTGATGCTGCTGCGCGAGGCCGCCGGCCAGGATCGCGAGGGGACTCAGGCCCACTTCGGTCTGTTGATGGCCTGCCTGGGTCGAGGCAAGGGGTTGTTCGGGGAAGCCGATGGAGATGTGTCTCTGGCCAGAACGGTGATGCCCGGGCTGCCTGTGGCAGGTGCCTTCTGCAATGGAGAGATCGGCCCTGTGGCCGGAGCCACGCATCTGCATGGCTACACCGCCTGCTGGGGACTGCTGCGACAGATCCCCTCCCCGACTGACGACTGA